In the genome of Halanaerobiales bacterium, one region contains:
- a CDS encoding TIGR02206 family membrane protein, whose amino-acid sequence MREFFRPVENGKPFILFSTDHILFIFSVIIIIFLIYIFRDKMKKNKIFYERLLIYSLIISEGSLHVWRIYVGKWTLTTSLPFHLCGISIILAIIMLINKNFYLFELTYFWGLIGAFIAIITPSLDVNYTHYRFWQFLIAHASVVFAVVYMLFVENYRVNYKSVWKTFGITNLIVLIVGVINIILDSNYLFLCGKPMGTSKTLFDFFGPWPWYLVTIEFLAITVFHIWYIPFWLKNKIHFINSNEKIKENMKGVNFGERD is encoded by the coding sequence ATGAGAGAATTTTTTCGACCAGTAGAAAATGGTAAACCTTTTATTCTTTTTTCTACTGATCATATATTATTTATTTTTAGTGTGATCATTATTATTTTCTTAATCTATATATTTAGAGATAAAATGAAAAAAAACAAAATATTTTATGAAAGATTACTTATATATTCTCTGATTATTTCAGAAGGTTCCTTACATGTCTGGAGAATATATGTGGGCAAATGGACACTGACAACTTCTCTCCCTTTTCATCTCTGTGGTATTTCTATAATTTTAGCTATTATTATGTTAATAAATAAAAATTTTTACTTATTTGAACTCACTTATTTTTGGGGGTTAATAGGAGCGTTTATAGCTATTATTACTCCTTCCCTGGATGTTAATTATACTCATTATCGTTTCTGGCAATTTCTTATTGCTCACGCTTCAGTAGTGTTTGCTGTAGTTTATATGCTATTTGTTGAAAATTACAGGGTGAATTATAAATCTGTCTGGAAAACTTTTGGGATTACCAATCTTATAGTGTTAATAGTTGGTGTAATTAATATAATTTTAGATTCTAATTATCTTTTTTTATGTGGAAAACCGATGGGTACCAGTAAAACGCTTTTTGATTTTTTTGGTCCATGGCCCTGGTATCTAGTAACAATTGAATTTTTAGCTATTACTGTATTTCATATCTGGTATATTCCTTTCTGGCTTAAAAATAAAATTCATTTTATTAATAGCAATGAAAAAATAAAAGAAAATATGAAAGGGGTGAATTTTGGTGAAAGAGATTAA